The following is a genomic window from Elusimicrobiaceae bacterium.
GTTCACCACCTGCATGATGGTGGCTGACGCCGTTGACAGGACAAGCGGATAGGTGAGCGCCCACAGCTCTTTCACTCCGCCTTCCTCGTTTTTCAGTATCCCTTGCAGCATAAGAAAGTCCAAACCGGCGAGATATCCAATTGTCCCATATTTGGAGCGGCAATGAAACCGTGCCCTCGGCGGATCTGCGCGGAACCGGCGCATATTGTAAAATATCATAGCCCCTAACATATACCGCTCACGGAACGCATATGCCGCAACACGCCGACTGGAAAGATCCATCGCTCGCCGTCTGGTATAACAAAACGCTCGGCTTCTCAGACGAACAGATAAAAATTTATCTGGCGGCGCTCAGCCTGCGCCCGCATGACACGCTGGTGGATTTCGGCTGCGGCAACGGCGTTCTGCTTTATCACGCGGCGCCGCTGGTCAAAGCCGCGCTGGGTGTTGACTCCGCCGCCGCCCAGCTTGCGCTGGCGCGCGAAAAAAACGCGGCGTTCGGCAACGTGACTTTCCTTGAGCGCAATTTCGAAGACTGCCGGCTGGACGGCCATGCCTTCACGCGCGGCTCGGCCCGCAAAGCCCTGCATCATCTGGACGAGCCCGCTAAAAATCTTTTTTTCC
Proteins encoded in this region:
- a CDS encoding methyltransferase domain-containing protein — protein: MPQHADWKDPSLAVWYNKTLGFSDEQIKIYLAALSLRPHDTLVDFGCGNGVLLYHAAPLVKAALGVDSAAAQLALAREKNAAFGNVTFLERNFEDCRLDGHAFTRGSARKALHHLDEPAKNLFFRRAGACFEKNALFIIEDAVLDFELAELDGSLPRLESEAARYYGPLWKEIRRQFMLMMRTEYPASLSRWREAARAGGFEIVSHTQKTCFYGTLLMRKL